A section of the Halichoerus grypus chromosome 11, mHalGry1.hap1.1, whole genome shotgun sequence genome encodes:
- the SF1 gene encoding splicing factor 1 isoform X14 encodes MATGANATPLDFPSKKRKRSRWNQDTMEQKTVIPGMPTVIPPGLTREQERAYIVQLQIEDLTRKLRTGDLGIPPNPEDRSPSPEPIYNSEGKRLNTREFRTRKKLEEERHNLITEMVALNPDFKPPADYKPPATRVSDKVMIPQDEYPEINFVGLLIGPRGNTLKNIEKECNAKIMIRGKGSVKEGKVGRKDGQMLPGEDEPLHALVTANTMENVKKAVEQIRNILKQGIETPEDQNDLRKMQLRELARLNGTLREDDNRILRPWQSSETRSITNTTVCTKCGGAGHIASDCKFQRPGDPQSAQDKARMDKEYLSLMAELGEAPVPASVGSTSGPATAPLASAPRPAAPANNPPPPSLMSTTQSRPPWMNSGPSESRPYHGMHGGGPGGPGGGPHSFPHPLPSLTGGHGGHPMQHNPNGPPPPWMQPPPPPMNQGPHPPGHHGPPPMVPGKYACGLWGLSPASRKRYDAAAAYGHDAAAAAATQWAAPAPSLWPSSPMAAAAAAASATPSAQQQYGFQYPLAMAAKIPPRGGDGPSHESEDFPRPLVTLPGRQPQQRPWWTGWFGKAA; translated from the exons ATGGCGACCGGAGCGAACGCCACGCCGCTGG ATTTTCCAAGTAAGAAGCGGAAGAGGAGCCGCTGGAACCAAGATACAATGGAACAGAAGACGGTGATTCCGGGAATGCCTACAGTCATCCCCCCTGGACTTACTCGGGAACAAGAAAGAGCTTATATAG TGCAACTGCAGATAGAAGACCTGACTCGTAAACTGCGCACAGGAGACCTGGGCATCCCCCCTAACCCTGAGGACAG GTCCCCTTCCCCTGAGCCCATCTACAATAGCGAGGGGAAGCGGCTTAACACCCGCGAGTTCCGCACCCGCAAAAAGCTTGAAGAGGAGCGGCATAACCTGATCACGGAGATGGTTGCCCTCAACCCTGATTTCAAGCCACCTGCAGATTACAA acctCCAGCAACACGGGTGAGCGATAAAGTAATGATTCCACAAGACGAGTATCCAGAAATCAACTTTGTGGGGCTGCTGATTGGGCCCAG AGGGAACACCTTGAAGAACATAGAGAAGGAGTGTAATGCCAAGATTATGATCCGGGGGAAAGGGTCTGTTAAAGAAGGGAAAGTTGGCCGCAAAGATGGCCAGATGCTCCCTGGAGAAGATGAGCCACTTCATGCCCTAGTTACCGCCAACACCATGGAGAATGTGAAGAAAGCTGTGGAACAG ATAAGAAACATCCTGAAGCAGGGTATTGAGACCCCTGAGGACCAGAATGATCTACGGAAGATGCAGCTTCGGGAGTTGGCTCGCTTGAATGGGACCCTTCGGGAAGATGATAACAG GATCTTAAGACCCTGGCAGAGCTCAGAGACACGCAGCATTACCAATACCACAGTGTGTACCAAGTGTGGTGGGGCTGGACACATCGCTTCCGATTGCAAATTCCAAAG GCCTGGTGACCCCCAGTCAGCTCAGGATAAAGCACGGATGGATAAAGAATATTTGTCTCTCATGGCTGAGCTGGGCGAAGCGCCGGTGCCGGCATCCGTGGGCTCCACCTCGGGGCCCGCCACCGCGCCCCTGGCCAGCGCACCTCGGCCTGCTGCTCCTGCCAACAACCCGCCTCCACCG TCTCTCATGTCCACCACCCAGAGCCGCCCACCCTGGATGAATTCTGGCCCTTCAGAGAGTCGGCCCTACCATGGCATGCACGGAGGTGGTCCTGGTGGGCCTGGAGGTGGCCCCCACAGCTTCCCACACCCATTACCCAGCCTGACAGGTGGGCATGGTGGACATCCCATGCAGCACAACCCTAACGGACCCCCACCCCCTTGGATGCAGCCGCCGCCACCACCGATGAACCAGGGCCCCCACCCACCTGGGCATCATGGCCCTCCTCCAATGG TACCTGGGAAGTACGCCTGTGGGCTCTGGGGTCTATCGCCTGCATCAAGGAAAAG GTATGATGCCGCCGCCGCCTATGGGCATgatgccgccgccgccgccgccacccagtgggcagcccccgccccctccctctggccctcttcccccatggcagcagcagcagcagcagcctccGCCACCCCCTCCGCCCAGCAGCAGTATGGCTTCCAGTACCCCCTTGCCATGGCAGCAAA GATCCCTCCCCGCGGCGGCGATGGCCCGAGCCATGAGAGTGAGGACTTTCCGCGCCCATTGGTGACCCTTCCAGGCAGACAGCCTCAGCAGCGCCCCTGGTGGACAGGATGGTTCGGCAAAGCAGCCTGA
- the SF1 gene encoding splicing factor 1 isoform X1: MATGANATPLGKLGPPGLPPLSGPKGGFEPGPPPAPGPGAGLLVPGPPPPPPVGSVGALTAAFPFAALPPPPPPPPPPPQQPPPPPPSPGSSYPPPQPPPPPPLYQRVSPPQPPPPQPPRQDQQPGPAGGGGDFPSKKRKRSRWNQDTMEQKTVIPGMPTVIPPGLTREQERAYIVQLQIEDLTRKLRTGDLGIPPNPEDRSPSPEPIYNSEGKRLNTREFRTRKKLEEERHNLITEMVALNPDFKPPADYKPPATRVSDKVMIPQDEYPEINFVGLLIGPRGNTLKNIEKECNAKIMIRGKGSVKEGKVGRKDGQMLPGEDEPLHALVTANTMENVKKAVEQIRNILKQGIETPEDQNDLRKMQLRELARLNGTLREDDNRILRPWQSSETRSITNTTVCTKCGGAGHIASDCKFQRPGDPQSAQDKARMDKEYLSLMAELGEAPVPASVGSTSGPATAPLASAPRPAAPANNPPPPSLMSTTQSRPPWMNSGPSESRPYHGMHGGGPGGPGGGPHSFPHPLPSLTGGHGGHPMQHNPNGPPPPWMQPPPPPMNQGPHPPGHHGPPPMDQYLGSTPVGSGVYRLHQGKGMMPPPPMGMMPPPPPPPSGQPPPPPSGPLPPWQQQQQQPPPPPPPSSSMASSTPLPWQQNTTTTTTSAGTGSIPPWQQQQAAAAASPGAPQMQGNPTMVPLPPGVQPPLPPGAPPPPPPPPPGSAGMMYAPPPPPPPPMDPSNFVTMMGMGVAGMPPFGMPPAPPPPPPQN; the protein is encoded by the exons ATGGCGACCGGAGCGAACGCCACGCCGCTGGGTAAGCTGGGCCCCCCCGGCCTCCCCCCCCTTTCCGGGCCCAAAGGGGGCTTCGAGCCGGGGCCACCGCCTGCTCCCGGGCCTGGGGCGGGGCTGCTGGTgcccgggccgccgccgcccccgcccgtGGGCTCGGTGGGGGCCCTGACCGCGGCCTTCCCCTTCGCggcgctgccgccgccgccaccgccgccgcccccgcctccccagcagccgccgccgccgccgccctcccCGGGCTCCTCGTACCCGCCGCCGCAGCCTCCCCCTCCGCCGCCGCTCTACCAGCGCGTgtcgccgccgcagccgccgccacCCCAGCCGCCCCGTCAGGACCAGCAGCCGGGCCCGGCCGGCGGCGGAGGAG ATTTTCCAAGTAAGAAGCGGAAGAGGAGCCGCTGGAACCAAGATACAATGGAACAGAAGACGGTGATTCCGGGAATGCCTACAGTCATCCCCCCTGGACTTACTCGGGAACAAGAAAGAGCTTATATAG TGCAACTGCAGATAGAAGACCTGACTCGTAAACTGCGCACAGGAGACCTGGGCATCCCCCCTAACCCTGAGGACAG GTCCCCTTCCCCTGAGCCCATCTACAATAGCGAGGGGAAGCGGCTTAACACCCGCGAGTTCCGCACCCGCAAAAAGCTTGAAGAGGAGCGGCATAACCTGATCACGGAGATGGTTGCCCTCAACCCTGATTTCAAGCCACCTGCAGATTACAA acctCCAGCAACACGGGTGAGCGATAAAGTAATGATTCCACAAGACGAGTATCCAGAAATCAACTTTGTGGGGCTGCTGATTGGGCCCAG AGGGAACACCTTGAAGAACATAGAGAAGGAGTGTAATGCCAAGATTATGATCCGGGGGAAAGGGTCTGTTAAAGAAGGGAAAGTTGGCCGCAAAGATGGCCAGATGCTCCCTGGAGAAGATGAGCCACTTCATGCCCTAGTTACCGCCAACACCATGGAGAATGTGAAGAAAGCTGTGGAACAG ATAAGAAACATCCTGAAGCAGGGTATTGAGACCCCTGAGGACCAGAATGATCTACGGAAGATGCAGCTTCGGGAGTTGGCTCGCTTGAATGGGACCCTTCGGGAAGATGATAACAG GATCTTAAGACCCTGGCAGAGCTCAGAGACACGCAGCATTACCAATACCACAGTGTGTACCAAGTGTGGTGGGGCTGGACACATCGCTTCCGATTGCAAATTCCAAAG GCCTGGTGACCCCCAGTCAGCTCAGGATAAAGCACGGATGGATAAAGAATATTTGTCTCTCATGGCTGAGCTGGGCGAAGCGCCGGTGCCGGCATCCGTGGGCTCCACCTCGGGGCCCGCCACCGCGCCCCTGGCCAGCGCACCTCGGCCTGCTGCTCCTGCCAACAACCCGCCTCCACCG TCTCTCATGTCCACCACCCAGAGCCGCCCACCCTGGATGAATTCTGGCCCTTCAGAGAGTCGGCCCTACCATGGCATGCACGGAGGTGGTCCTGGTGGGCCTGGAGGTGGCCCCCACAGCTTCCCACACCCATTACCCAGCCTGACAGGTGGGCATGGTGGACATCCCATGCAGCACAACCCTAACGGACCCCCACCCCCTTGGATGCAGCCGCCGCCACCACCGATGAACCAGGGCCCCCACCCACCTGGGCATCATGGCCCTCCTCCAATGG ATCAGTACCTGGGAAGTACGCCTGTGGGCTCTGGGGTCTATCGCCTGCATCAAGGAAAAG GTATGATGCCGCCGCCGCCTATGGGCATgatgccgccgccgccgccgccacccagtgggcagcccccgccccctccctctggccctcttcccccatggcagcagcagcagcagcagcctccGCCACCCCCTCCGCCCAGCAGCAGTATGGCTTCCAGTACCCCCTTGCCATGGCAGCAAA ATACGACGACTACCACCACGAGCGCTGGCACAGGGTCCATCCCGCCATGGCAACAGCAGCAGGCGGCTGCCGCAGCTTCTCCAGGAGCCCCTCAGATGCAAGGCAACCCCACTATGGTGCCCCTGCCCCCCGGGGTCCAGCCGCCTCTGCCGCCCggggcccctccccctccgccgCCTCCGCCGCCTGGTTCCGCCGGCATGATGTatgccccgccccctcctcctccgcctcccaTGGACCCTTCTAACTTTGTCACCATGATGGGCATGGGGGTGGCGGGCATGCCGCCCTTCGGGATGCCTCCAGCTCCCCCACCGCCTCCACCACAGAACTAG
- the SF1 gene encoding splicing factor 1 isoform X8: protein MATGANATPLDFPSKKRKRSRWNQDTMEQKTVIPGMPTVIPPGLTREQERAYIVQLQIEDLTRKLRTGDLGIPPNPEDRSPSPEPIYNSEGKRLNTREFRTRKKLEEERHNLITEMVALNPDFKPPADYKPPATRVSDKVMIPQDEYPEINFVGLLIGPRGNTLKNIEKECNAKIMIRGKGSVKEGKVGRKDGQMLPGEDEPLHALVTANTMENVKKAVEQIRNILKQGIETPEDQNDLRKMQLRELARLNGTLREDDNRILRPWQSSETRSITNTTVCTKCGGAGHIASDCKFQRPGDPQSAQDKARMDKEYLSLMAELGEAPVPASVGSTSGPATAPLASAPRPAAPANNPPPPSRPPWMNSGPSESRPYHGMHGGGPGGPGGGPHSFPHPLPSLTGGHGGHPMQHNPNGPPPPWMQPPPPPMNQGPHPPGHHGPPPMDQYLGSTPVGSGVYRLHQGKGMMPPPPMGMMPPPPPPPSGQPPPPPSGPLPPWQQQQQQPPPPPPPSSSMASSTPLPWQQNTTTTTTSAGTGSIPPWQQQQAAAAASPGAPQMQGNPTMVPLPPGVQPPLPPGAPPPPPPPPPGSAGMMYAPPPPPPPPMDPSNFVTMMGMGVAGMPPFGMPPAPPPPPPQN, encoded by the exons ATGGCGACCGGAGCGAACGCCACGCCGCTGG ATTTTCCAAGTAAGAAGCGGAAGAGGAGCCGCTGGAACCAAGATACAATGGAACAGAAGACGGTGATTCCGGGAATGCCTACAGTCATCCCCCCTGGACTTACTCGGGAACAAGAAAGAGCTTATATAG TGCAACTGCAGATAGAAGACCTGACTCGTAAACTGCGCACAGGAGACCTGGGCATCCCCCCTAACCCTGAGGACAG GTCCCCTTCCCCTGAGCCCATCTACAATAGCGAGGGGAAGCGGCTTAACACCCGCGAGTTCCGCACCCGCAAAAAGCTTGAAGAGGAGCGGCATAACCTGATCACGGAGATGGTTGCCCTCAACCCTGATTTCAAGCCACCTGCAGATTACAA acctCCAGCAACACGGGTGAGCGATAAAGTAATGATTCCACAAGACGAGTATCCAGAAATCAACTTTGTGGGGCTGCTGATTGGGCCCAG AGGGAACACCTTGAAGAACATAGAGAAGGAGTGTAATGCCAAGATTATGATCCGGGGGAAAGGGTCTGTTAAAGAAGGGAAAGTTGGCCGCAAAGATGGCCAGATGCTCCCTGGAGAAGATGAGCCACTTCATGCCCTAGTTACCGCCAACACCATGGAGAATGTGAAGAAAGCTGTGGAACAG ATAAGAAACATCCTGAAGCAGGGTATTGAGACCCCTGAGGACCAGAATGATCTACGGAAGATGCAGCTTCGGGAGTTGGCTCGCTTGAATGGGACCCTTCGGGAAGATGATAACAG GATCTTAAGACCCTGGCAGAGCTCAGAGACACGCAGCATTACCAATACCACAGTGTGTACCAAGTGTGGTGGGGCTGGACACATCGCTTCCGATTGCAAATTCCAAAG GCCTGGTGACCCCCAGTCAGCTCAGGATAAAGCACGGATGGATAAAGAATATTTGTCTCTCATGGCTGAGCTGGGCGAAGCGCCGGTGCCGGCATCCGTGGGCTCCACCTCGGGGCCCGCCACCGCGCCCCTGGCCAGCGCACCTCGGCCTGCTGCTCCTGCCAACAACCCGCCTCCACCG AGCCGCCCACCCTGGATGAATTCTGGCCCTTCAGAGAGTCGGCCCTACCATGGCATGCACGGAGGTGGTCCTGGTGGGCCTGGAGGTGGCCCCCACAGCTTCCCACACCCATTACCCAGCCTGACAGGTGGGCATGGTGGACATCCCATGCAGCACAACCCTAACGGACCCCCACCCCCTTGGATGCAGCCGCCGCCACCACCGATGAACCAGGGCCCCCACCCACCTGGGCATCATGGCCCTCCTCCAATGG ATCAGTACCTGGGAAGTACGCCTGTGGGCTCTGGGGTCTATCGCCTGCATCAAGGAAAAG GTATGATGCCGCCGCCGCCTATGGGCATgatgccgccgccgccgccgccacccagtgggcagcccccgccccctccctctggccctcttcccccatggcagcagcagcagcagcagcctccGCCACCCCCTCCGCCCAGCAGCAGTATGGCTTCCAGTACCCCCTTGCCATGGCAGCAAA ATACGACGACTACCACCACGAGCGCTGGCACAGGGTCCATCCCGCCATGGCAACAGCAGCAGGCGGCTGCCGCAGCTTCTCCAGGAGCCCCTCAGATGCAAGGCAACCCCACTATGGTGCCCCTGCCCCCCGGGGTCCAGCCGCCTCTGCCGCCCggggcccctccccctccgccgCCTCCGCCGCCTGGTTCCGCCGGCATGATGTatgccccgccccctcctcctccgcctcccaTGGACCCTTCTAACTTTGTCACCATGATGGGCATGGGGGTGGCGGGCATGCCGCCCTTCGGGATGCCTCCAGCTCCCCCACCGCCTCCACCACAGAACTAG
- the SF1 gene encoding splicing factor 1 isoform X9, with protein MATGANATPLDFPSKKRKRSRWNQDTMEQKTVIPGMPTVIPPGLTREQERAYIVQLQIEDLTRKLRTGDLGIPPNPEDRSPSPEPIYNSEGKRLNTREFRTRKKLEEERHNLITEMVALNPDFKPPADYKPPATRVSDKVMIPQDEYPEINFVGLLIGPRGNTLKNIEKECNAKIMIRGKGSVKEGKVGRKDGQMLPGEDEPLHALVTANTMENVKKAVEQIRNILKQGIETPEDQNDLRKMQLRELARLNGTLREDDNRILRPWQSSETRSITNTTVCTKCGGAGHIASDCKFQRPGDPQSAQDKARMDKEYLSLMAELGEAPVPASVGSTSGPATAPLASAPRPAAPANNPPPPSLMSTTQSRPPWMNSGPSESRPYHGMHGGGPGGPGGGPHSFPHPLPSLTGGHGGHPMQHNPNGPPPPWMQPPPPPMNQGPHPPGHHGPPPMGKSVPGKYACGLWGLSPASRKRYDAAAAYGHDAAAAAATQWAAPAPSLWPSSPMAAAAAAASATPSAQQQYGFQYPLAMAAKYDDYHHERWHRVHPAMATAAGGCRSFSRSPSDARQPHYGAPAPRGPAASAARGPSPSAASAAWFRRHDVCPAPSSSASHGPF; from the exons ATGGCGACCGGAGCGAACGCCACGCCGCTGG ATTTTCCAAGTAAGAAGCGGAAGAGGAGCCGCTGGAACCAAGATACAATGGAACAGAAGACGGTGATTCCGGGAATGCCTACAGTCATCCCCCCTGGACTTACTCGGGAACAAGAAAGAGCTTATATAG TGCAACTGCAGATAGAAGACCTGACTCGTAAACTGCGCACAGGAGACCTGGGCATCCCCCCTAACCCTGAGGACAG GTCCCCTTCCCCTGAGCCCATCTACAATAGCGAGGGGAAGCGGCTTAACACCCGCGAGTTCCGCACCCGCAAAAAGCTTGAAGAGGAGCGGCATAACCTGATCACGGAGATGGTTGCCCTCAACCCTGATTTCAAGCCACCTGCAGATTACAA acctCCAGCAACACGGGTGAGCGATAAAGTAATGATTCCACAAGACGAGTATCCAGAAATCAACTTTGTGGGGCTGCTGATTGGGCCCAG AGGGAACACCTTGAAGAACATAGAGAAGGAGTGTAATGCCAAGATTATGATCCGGGGGAAAGGGTCTGTTAAAGAAGGGAAAGTTGGCCGCAAAGATGGCCAGATGCTCCCTGGAGAAGATGAGCCACTTCATGCCCTAGTTACCGCCAACACCATGGAGAATGTGAAGAAAGCTGTGGAACAG ATAAGAAACATCCTGAAGCAGGGTATTGAGACCCCTGAGGACCAGAATGATCTACGGAAGATGCAGCTTCGGGAGTTGGCTCGCTTGAATGGGACCCTTCGGGAAGATGATAACAG GATCTTAAGACCCTGGCAGAGCTCAGAGACACGCAGCATTACCAATACCACAGTGTGTACCAAGTGTGGTGGGGCTGGACACATCGCTTCCGATTGCAAATTCCAAAG GCCTGGTGACCCCCAGTCAGCTCAGGATAAAGCACGGATGGATAAAGAATATTTGTCTCTCATGGCTGAGCTGGGCGAAGCGCCGGTGCCGGCATCCGTGGGCTCCACCTCGGGGCCCGCCACCGCGCCCCTGGCCAGCGCACCTCGGCCTGCTGCTCCTGCCAACAACCCGCCTCCACCG TCTCTCATGTCCACCACCCAGAGCCGCCCACCCTGGATGAATTCTGGCCCTTCAGAGAGTCGGCCCTACCATGGCATGCACGGAGGTGGTCCTGGTGGGCCTGGAGGTGGCCCCCACAGCTTCCCACACCCATTACCCAGCCTGACAGGTGGGCATGGTGGACATCCCATGCAGCACAACCCTAACGGACCCCCACCCCCTTGGATGCAGCCGCCGCCACCACCGATGAACCAGGGCCCCCACCCACCTGGGCATCATGGCCCTCCTCCAATGGGTAA ATCAGTACCTGGGAAGTACGCCTGTGGGCTCTGGGGTCTATCGCCTGCATCAAGGAAAAG GTATGATGCCGCCGCCGCCTATGGGCATgatgccgccgccgccgccgccacccagtgggcagcccccgccccctccctctggccctcttcccccatggcagcagcagcagcagcagcctccGCCACCCCCTCCGCCCAGCAGCAGTATGGCTTCCAGTACCCCCTTGCCATGGCAGCAAA ATACGACGACTACCACCACGAGCGCTGGCACAGGGTCCATCCCGCCATGGCAACAGCAGCAGGCGGCTGCCGCAGCTTCTCCAGGAGCCCCTCAGATGCAAGGCAACCCCACTATGGTGCCCCTGCCCCCCGGGGTCCAGCCGCCTCTGCCGCCCggggcccctccccctccgccgCCTCCGCCGCCTGGTTCCGCCGGCATGATGTatgccccgccccctcctcctccgcctcccaTGGACCCTTCTAA
- the SF1 gene encoding splicing factor 1 isoform X7 — protein MATGANATPLDFPSKKRKRSRWNQDTMEQKTVIPGMPTVIPPGLTREQERAYIVQLQIEDLTRKLRTGDLGIPPNPEDRSPSPEPIYNSEGKRLNTREFRTRKKLEEERHNLITEMVALNPDFKPPADYKPPATRVSDKVMIPQDEYPEINFVGLLIGPRGNTLKNIEKECNAKIMIRGKGSVKEGKVGRKDGQMLPGEDEPLHALVTANTMENVKKAVEQIRNILKQGIETPEDQNDLRKMQLRELARLNGTLREDDNRILRPWQSSETRSITNTTVCTKCGGAGHIASDCKFQRPGDPQSAQDKARMDKEYLSLMAELGEAPVPASVGSTSGPATAPLASAPRPAAPANNPPPPSLMSTTQSRPPWMNSGPSESRPYHGMHGGGPGGPGGGPHSFPHPLPSLTGGHGGHPMQHNPNGPPPPWMQPPPPPMNQGPHPPGHHGPPPMDQYLGSTPVGSGVYRLHQGKGMMPPPPMGMMPPPPPPPSGQPPPPPSGPLPPWQQQQQQPPPPPPPSSSMASSTPLPWQQNTTTTTTSAGTGSIPPWQQQQAAAAASPGAPQMQGNPTMVPLPPGVQPPLPPGAPPPPPPPPPGSAGMMIPPRGGDGPSHESEDFPRPLVTLPGRQPQQRPWWTGWFGKAA, from the exons ATGGCGACCGGAGCGAACGCCACGCCGCTGG ATTTTCCAAGTAAGAAGCGGAAGAGGAGCCGCTGGAACCAAGATACAATGGAACAGAAGACGGTGATTCCGGGAATGCCTACAGTCATCCCCCCTGGACTTACTCGGGAACAAGAAAGAGCTTATATAG TGCAACTGCAGATAGAAGACCTGACTCGTAAACTGCGCACAGGAGACCTGGGCATCCCCCCTAACCCTGAGGACAG GTCCCCTTCCCCTGAGCCCATCTACAATAGCGAGGGGAAGCGGCTTAACACCCGCGAGTTCCGCACCCGCAAAAAGCTTGAAGAGGAGCGGCATAACCTGATCACGGAGATGGTTGCCCTCAACCCTGATTTCAAGCCACCTGCAGATTACAA acctCCAGCAACACGGGTGAGCGATAAAGTAATGATTCCACAAGACGAGTATCCAGAAATCAACTTTGTGGGGCTGCTGATTGGGCCCAG AGGGAACACCTTGAAGAACATAGAGAAGGAGTGTAATGCCAAGATTATGATCCGGGGGAAAGGGTCTGTTAAAGAAGGGAAAGTTGGCCGCAAAGATGGCCAGATGCTCCCTGGAGAAGATGAGCCACTTCATGCCCTAGTTACCGCCAACACCATGGAGAATGTGAAGAAAGCTGTGGAACAG ATAAGAAACATCCTGAAGCAGGGTATTGAGACCCCTGAGGACCAGAATGATCTACGGAAGATGCAGCTTCGGGAGTTGGCTCGCTTGAATGGGACCCTTCGGGAAGATGATAACAG GATCTTAAGACCCTGGCAGAGCTCAGAGACACGCAGCATTACCAATACCACAGTGTGTACCAAGTGTGGTGGGGCTGGACACATCGCTTCCGATTGCAAATTCCAAAG GCCTGGTGACCCCCAGTCAGCTCAGGATAAAGCACGGATGGATAAAGAATATTTGTCTCTCATGGCTGAGCTGGGCGAAGCGCCGGTGCCGGCATCCGTGGGCTCCACCTCGGGGCCCGCCACCGCGCCCCTGGCCAGCGCACCTCGGCCTGCTGCTCCTGCCAACAACCCGCCTCCACCG TCTCTCATGTCCACCACCCAGAGCCGCCCACCCTGGATGAATTCTGGCCCTTCAGAGAGTCGGCCCTACCATGGCATGCACGGAGGTGGTCCTGGTGGGCCTGGAGGTGGCCCCCACAGCTTCCCACACCCATTACCCAGCCTGACAGGTGGGCATGGTGGACATCCCATGCAGCACAACCCTAACGGACCCCCACCCCCTTGGATGCAGCCGCCGCCACCACCGATGAACCAGGGCCCCCACCCACCTGGGCATCATGGCCCTCCTCCAATGG ATCAGTACCTGGGAAGTACGCCTGTGGGCTCTGGGGTCTATCGCCTGCATCAAGGAAAAG GTATGATGCCGCCGCCGCCTATGGGCATgatgccgccgccgccgccgccacccagtgggcagcccccgccccctccctctggccctcttcccccatggcagcagcagcagcagcagcctccGCCACCCCCTCCGCCCAGCAGCAGTATGGCTTCCAGTACCCCCTTGCCATGGCAGCAAA ATACGACGACTACCACCACGAGCGCTGGCACAGGGTCCATCCCGCCATGGCAACAGCAGCAGGCGGCTGCCGCAGCTTCTCCAGGAGCCCCTCAGATGCAAGGCAACCCCACTATGGTGCCCCTGCCCCCCGGGGTCCAGCCGCCTCTGCCGCCCggggcccctccccctccgccgCCTCCGCCGCCTGGTTCCGCCGGCATGAT GATCCCTCCCCGCGGCGGCGATGGCCCGAGCCATGAGAGTGAGGACTTTCCGCGCCCATTGGTGACCCTTCCAGGCAGACAGCCTCAGCAGCGCCCCTGGTGGACAGGATGGTTCGGCAAAGCAGCCTGA